Proteins from a genomic interval of Antedon mediterranea chromosome 5, ecAntMedi1.1, whole genome shotgun sequence:
- the LOC140049359 gene encoding tripartite motif-containing protein 2-like gives MATSPVIKQIDTLFLKCGICLERYQSPKVLPCLHTFCQKCLHNYIPPESLTISCPICRQQAILPASGVEGLQANFFITNLMEVLEKPENNNIPDLGVAETMPCSQHEGQVLEFYCSDCETAVCRKCTVREHGDHITTLLNDVIEEHKDALQGALEDVKAKIPEMQEATCRIELLSEKLKVKKEEAITDLNKSFQLLEEILKNRRLTLLNEMDRVHKDKQSVLQQQQKMMKNGLTNMESCCRFTEQALEKGNDTQIFMVKKQMMERLQELANVQINLQPEENDFIRYKPESGSIQRAISNAGEILTNSAIAYETIATGDGLKRGVLGEEMSVTVTSKNCQGELIKSGNASLDVKLEKPDGSLLPVEINDNHNGTYEILYKIEQEGNYELHIKLFGEEIKGSPFKVKGVTASELSPRNMGSRIPRSTVKQRALRRPHSVAGTMKIYNKQKTNPIEDDLLRVFGVHGRNKGEFINPQGIAVTGTGRIVVTDSNNQCVQIFNTAGECKLKFGQPGRGEGQMQRPTGAAVAGNGNIYIADYDNKWINIFNSDGKYIGKVGTGKLLGPKGIAIDHNNNVVVVDNKASTIFVLSTKGKLLHKFGSRGIKDKQFCGPHFVAIDNNNNIVVSDFHNHCIKVFDQEGNIVMKFGSNGEGNGQFNAPTGVAVDILGNIIVADWGNSRIQVFDHSGSFLSYVNTTGHPLYGPQDIAVTKDGHVVVADSGNHCVKIYKYLQ, from the exons ATGGCAACTAGCCCTGTCATCAAACAAATAGACACCCTGTTTCTAAAGTGTGGCATTTGTCTTGAGCGCTACCAGTCACCAAAAGTTCTGCCCTGCCTTCATACCTTCTGTCAGAAGTGTCTGCACAACTACATCCCACCGGAGTCTCTGACAATCTCTTGCCCCATCTGCCGCCAACAAGCCATTCTTCCAGCTAGTGGCGTGGAAGGTCTTCAAGCAAACTTCTTCATTACTAATCTAATGGAGGTTCTGGAGAAaccagaaaataataatatacctgACCTTGGGGTCGCAGAGACTATGCCATGTTCTCAACACGAGGGACAAGTTTTAGAATTTTACTGCAGTGACTGTGAAACGGCAGTATGTCGTAAGTGCACGGTGAGAGAACATGGTGATCACATAACCACGCTGCTAAATGATGTTATTGAGGAACATAAGGACGCCCTTCAAGGAGCTCTTGAAGATGTGAAAGCAAAAATTCCAGAAATGCAAGAAGCAACGTGTCGAATTGAACTTTTATCagaaaaattaaaagttaaaaaggAAGAAGCAATCACAGAtttaaacaaatcttttcaATTATTAGAAGAGATTCTGAAGAATCGTAGGTTGACATTACTAAATGAAATGGACAGAGTTCATAAAGACAAGCAGAGTGTCCTGCAACAGCAACAAAAGATGATGAAAAATGGCTTGACAAATATGGAAAGTTGTTGTCGATTCACAGAGCAGGCTCTTGAGAAGGGCAATGACACGCAGATATTCatggtaaaaaaacaaatgatggAGCGGCTACAAGAACTCGCAAACGTACAAATTAATCTCCAACCAGAAGAAAATGACTTCATCCGTTATAAACCAGAAAGTGGAAGTATCCAGAGGGCGATATCAAACGCTGGTGAGATACTGACCAATAGTGCCATTGCTTATGAAACCATCGCTACCGGTGATGGTCTTAAGAGAGGAGTTCTTGGCGAAGAGATGTCGGTAACAGTCACTTCTAAGAACTGTCAAGGAGAACTTATCAAAAGTGGTAATGCATCGTTGGATGTCAAGTTAGAAAAACCAGATGGGTCATTATTACCTGTGGAAATCAATGACAACCACAACGGAACTTATGaaattttgtataaaattgAACAAGAGGGCAACTATGAAttacatataaaattatttGGTGAAGAAATTAAAGGAAGTCCATTCAAAGTAAAAGGTGTGACAGCATCTGAATTAAGTCCTAGAAACATGGGCAGTCGAATACCGAGGTCAACAGTGAAACAGAGGGCACTGCGTCGGCCACATAGCGTCGCTGGCACAATGAAGATTTACAACAAACAGAAAACAAATCCAATTGAAGACGATTTACTACGAGTATTTGGCGTACACGGTCGAAACAAAGGAGAGTTTATTAACCCGCAAGGAATCGCTGTTACTGGTACTGGTCGTATTGTAGTTACTGACAGTAACAACCAATGTGTACAAATTTTCAATACAGCTGGTGAATGCAAATTAAAATTTGGCCAACCAGGTCGCGGAGAAGGACAGATGCAAAGACCAACTGGAGCTGCTGTTGCCGGAAATGGAAACATTTATATCGCAGATTATGACAACAAATGGATAAATATCTTTAATTCTGATGGAAAATATATTGGAAAGGTTGGAACCGGAAAGCTGCTAGGACCAAAGGGAATCGCAATAgaccataataataatgtggTGGTTGTTGACAATAAAGCAAGTactatatttgttttatcaacAAAGGGTAAACTTCTCCATAAGTTTGGATCAAGAGGCATAAAAGACAAACAATTTTGCGGGCCTCATTTTGTTGCTATtgataataacaacaatattgtGGTATCGGATTTTCACAATCACTGTATAAAGGTGTTTGATCAGGAAGGGAACATTGTGATGAAATTTGGATCAAATGGAGAGGGTAATGGGCAGTTTAATGCACCCACGGGCGTGGCCGTTGATATTCTTGGAAACATTATAGTGGCTGATTGGGGAAACAGTCGTATACAG GTATTTGATCACTCGGGCAGCTTTCTCTCGTACGTCAACACCACCGGGCACCCACTCTACGGACCTCAAGACATCGCCGTGACCAAAGACGGGCATGTCGTGGTGGCCGATTCTGGCAATCACTGTGTTAAGATATACAAGTACCTACAGTAG